A region from the Azospirillum thermophilum genome encodes:
- a CDS encoding succinylglutamate desuccinylase/aspartoacylase family protein: MTHRVEPVPLPSGRLGTSRSLTVHHFGTPGARPKAYIQAALHADETPGLLVAHHLIRRLRDLDAAGRIAGDLVVVPAANPIGLSQVVEGVHVGRYGLEGGGNFNRSFANLTDRAAALLDGRIGPDAAANVAEVRAALRAAHAALPQPRDEVAALRRLLQSMALDADYVLDLHCDLEAVPHLYTGDALWPDLSDLAALLGARAVLLASESGGDPFDEACSAPGGCWRTASPPRGRSRRPAPPPPSSCAARRTSTMRRRRATPMRWCSS, translated from the coding sequence GTGACCCACCGCGTGGAGCCGGTGCCGCTGCCCTCAGGCCGGCTGGGGACGAGCCGCAGCCTGACGGTCCACCATTTCGGCACGCCCGGCGCCCGGCCGAAGGCCTACATCCAGGCGGCGCTGCATGCCGACGAGACGCCCGGCCTGCTGGTCGCCCACCACCTGATCCGCCGGCTGCGCGACCTCGACGCCGCAGGCCGCATCGCGGGTGACCTGGTGGTGGTGCCCGCCGCCAACCCGATCGGCCTGTCGCAGGTGGTGGAGGGGGTGCATGTCGGCCGCTACGGGCTGGAGGGAGGCGGCAACTTCAACCGTTCCTTCGCCAACCTGACCGACCGCGCCGCCGCCCTGCTCGACGGCCGGATCGGGCCCGACGCGGCGGCCAACGTCGCCGAGGTGCGCGCCGCCCTGCGCGCCGCCCATGCCGCGCTGCCGCAGCCGCGGGACGAGGTGGCGGCACTGCGCCGCCTGCTGCAGAGCATGGCGCTGGATGCCGACTATGTCCTCGACCTCCACTGCGATCTGGAGGCGGTGCCGCACCTCTACACCGGCGACGCGCTGTGGCCGGACCTTTCCGACCTCGCGGCCCTGCTCGGGGCGCGGGCGGTGCTGCTCGCCAGCGAGTCGGGCGGCGACCCGTTCGACGAGGCCTGCTCGGCCCCTGGTGGGTGCTGGCGAACCGCTTCGCCGCCCAGGGGCCGATCCCGCCGGCCTGCGCCGCCACCACCATCGAGCTGCGCGGCAAGGCGGACGTCGACGATGCGCAGGCGGCGGGCGACGCCGATGCGCTGGTGCAGTTCCTGA
- a CDS encoding glycosyltransferase family 2 protein, which translates to MTIPVSVVVMTRNEAANLPHCLPRLSRFAEIFVVDSDSEDGTQALAAALGIPVVPFRWDGRYPKKKQWCLDRLPFAYDWVLFVDADERPTPALVEEIARLMARGPRHAAYFIAGRPVVAGRPLRFGAWNRKLALLDRRRARFPEVRDLDVAAMGEVEGHYQPVVDGPVGALRHPMDHADEKPPSAWFDRHNRYSDWEAALRSDGRMAALIGRERGWRRMAKLCLHRTPCRPLVAFLHAYVARLGMLDGRAGFDHAVARAFYYWQVGVKMRAAAGRPAVEQAGPASRR; encoded by the coding sequence GTGACCATTCCGGTGTCGGTCGTGGTGATGACCCGCAACGAGGCGGCGAACCTGCCGCACTGCCTGCCGCGCCTCTCCCGCTTCGCCGAGATCTTCGTGGTGGACAGCGACAGCGAGGATGGGACGCAGGCGCTGGCGGCGGCGCTGGGCATCCCGGTGGTGCCCTTCCGCTGGGACGGCCGCTATCCGAAGAAGAAGCAGTGGTGCCTCGACCGGCTGCCCTTCGCCTATGACTGGGTGCTGTTCGTCGATGCGGACGAGCGCCCGACGCCGGCCCTGGTGGAGGAGATCGCCCGGCTGATGGCGCGGGGACCGCGTCACGCCGCCTATTTCATCGCCGGCCGTCCGGTGGTGGCGGGCCGGCCGCTGCGGTTCGGCGCCTGGAACCGCAAGCTGGCCCTGCTGGACCGCCGCCGCGCCCGCTTTCCGGAGGTGCGCGATCTCGACGTGGCCGCCATGGGGGAGGTCGAGGGGCACTATCAGCCGGTGGTGGACGGCCCGGTCGGGGCGCTGCGCCACCCGATGGACCATGCCGACGAGAAGCCGCCGTCGGCATGGTTCGACCGGCACAACCGCTACTCCGACTGGGAGGCGGCGCTGCGGTCGGACGGGCGGATGGCCGCGCTGATCGGGCGGGAGCGGGGGTGGCGCCGGATGGCCAAGCTCTGCCTGCACCGGACGCCCTGCCGTCCGCTGGTCGCCTTCCTCCATGCCTATGTGGCGCGGCTGGGCATGCTCGACGGACGGGCCGGCTTCGACCATGCCGTCGCCCGCGCCTTCTATTACTGGCAGGTCGGCGTGAAGATGCGGGCGGCGGCAGGCCGGCCCGCCGTGGAGCAGGCCGGCCCGGCATCGCGGCGCTGA
- a CDS encoding colanic acid biosynthesis glycosyl transferase produces MALRPDDGPFDAMNTGLEAALRLGTSHVLFLNAGDRLAGPGTAGLLRRAAFDRPEAALLYGDALETGWDGRPVLKRARSHRTAPYGMFTHHQAMLYRCDALAGLRYDGRYRVAADYDLTLRLLRTGASAVRLPFSVCRFASGGLSQRSPALGRSEQSRIRRDVLNHGLWFSYAINGVQWLAGSVRRQFPRAYAKWRYRDAETVGLSDSLHPD; encoded by the coding sequence GTGGCGCTCCGCCCCGACGACGGCCCGTTCGATGCCATGAACACCGGGCTGGAGGCGGCCCTGCGCCTCGGCACCAGCCACGTGCTGTTCCTCAATGCCGGCGACCGGCTGGCCGGGCCGGGGACGGCGGGACTTCTCCGCCGGGCGGCATTCGACCGGCCGGAGGCCGCCCTGCTCTACGGCGACGCGCTGGAGACGGGATGGGACGGCCGGCCGGTTCTGAAACGGGCGCGGTCCCATCGGACGGCGCCCTACGGCATGTTCACCCACCATCAGGCGATGCTCTATCGCTGCGACGCCCTCGCCGGCCTGCGCTACGACGGACGGTATCGAGTCGCTGCCGATTACGACCTCACCCTGCGGCTGTTGCGCACCGGGGCGAGTGCCGTCCGCCTTCCCTTTTCCGTCTGCCGCTTCGCCTCCGGCGGCCTGTCGCAGAGGAGTCCGGCATTGGGGCGCAGCGAACAGTCGCGGATCAGGCGCGACGTTCTGAACCACGGATTGTGGTTTAGCTACGCAATAAACGGCGTTCAATGGCTCGCGGGTAGTGTCCGCCGGCAATTTCCGCGTGCGTATGCGAAATGGCGTTACCGCGACGCGGAAACAGTCGGTCTTTCCGACTCCCTGCACCCTGACTGA
- a CDS encoding glycosyltransferase family 4 protein: protein MLVNRVFPPERGATGRCLADLAGRLAAAGWQVTVLRDGRAGEGTAGGVTVAETGVALPAGGPPRARSYLDSLRRLVVRGLRLPRHDVVVTMTDPPLLALAGPLLAARHGAAAIHWCQDLYPELLPVLGIRPPVPLMRLMQGAAARAMARHDRILAIGHCMARRIAALGVAEERITVLPNWPDPRIRPVPRQVDRFRAEHGLQGRFVVAYSGNLGLAHPIAGILEAAERLATEAPEVLVLVIGEGRRHAGLTAAAAVRRLGNLRTLPLQPGERLAESLSAADLHLAAMEPDACGLLVPSKVAGALAAGRPCLFLGPAGSDAARLVAGCGAVLDPADGAALARMIRDYAGDPARCAAEGAAAAIRAAGWDADRAAARFGALAAGLLAPARSAGWRRAPHA, encoded by the coding sequence ATGCTCGTGAACCGCGTGTTTCCGCCGGAGCGCGGAGCGACCGGGCGTTGCCTTGCCGATCTGGCGGGACGGCTGGCCGCCGCAGGCTGGCAGGTCACCGTGCTGCGCGACGGCAGGGCCGGGGAGGGCACGGCGGGTGGCGTCACCGTGGCGGAGACGGGGGTGGCGCTTCCTGCCGGCGGGCCGCCGCGGGCGCGATCCTATCTGGACAGCCTGCGCCGGCTGGTGGTCCGCGGGCTGAGATTGCCGCGGCACGACGTGGTGGTGACGATGACCGATCCGCCGCTGCTGGCACTCGCCGGGCCGCTGCTGGCCGCTCGTCACGGGGCGGCGGCGATCCACTGGTGCCAGGATCTCTATCCGGAGCTGCTGCCGGTGCTGGGCATCCGCCCGCCCGTCCCCCTGATGCGGCTGATGCAGGGCGCCGCCGCCAGGGCCATGGCGCGGCACGACCGCATCCTCGCCATCGGCCATTGCATGGCCCGGCGCATCGCCGCGCTGGGCGTAGCGGAGGAGCGGATCACGGTCCTGCCCAACTGGCCCGACCCGCGGATCCGGCCGGTGCCGCGGCAAGTCGACCGCTTTCGTGCCGAACATGGGCTGCAGGGCCGTTTCGTCGTCGCCTATTCCGGCAATCTCGGCCTTGCCCATCCGATCGCCGGCATCCTGGAGGCGGCGGAGCGGCTGGCGACCGAGGCGCCGGAGGTGCTGGTCCTGGTGATCGGCGAGGGGCGGCGCCATGCCGGGCTGACGGCGGCAGCGGCGGTGCGGCGGCTCGGCAACCTGCGCACCCTGCCGCTTCAGCCAGGCGAGCGGCTGGCCGAGAGCCTGTCGGCCGCCGACCTGCACCTCGCCGCCATGGAGCCCGATGCCTGCGGCCTGCTGGTGCCGAGCAAGGTGGCGGGGGCGCTGGCCGCCGGCCGGCCCTGCCTGTTCCTGGGGCCGGCGGGGAGCGATGCCGCCCGTCTGGTCGCGGGGTGCGGCGCCGTGCTGGATCCGGCGGATGGAGCGGCGCTTGCCCGGATGATCCGGGACTATGCCGGCGATCCCGCGCGATGCGCTGCGGAGGGGGCTGCCGCCGCCATCCGCGCCGCGGGCTGGGATGCCGACCGTGCGGCGGCGCGGTTCGGCGCGCTGGCGGCCGGGCTGCTGGCGCCGGCCCGGTCGGCCGGATGGCGGCGCGCGCCCCATGCCTGA
- a CDS encoding Wzz/FepE/Etk N-terminal domain-containing protein: MPDTRLSFIGPPPAADLDLHELVRTLREGWRLVLACGLAGLLLALAGIWLVPPEFTATMVVGPTARVGAAAMGARTPVPAGREAAQSVAEPGPGEELLSDFARYLELFGSTAVAERLMADPGLLRAVYPGRWDEEAQRWRPAPGLGGMVKRLLLALVGREDWEEPDADRFARWLRSRIAVDMVRSGPMRRITLRHRDRAFALDLLGRVAVATDAHLRAEAQRRSAAQIAHVRSRLAAVTVTEHRRALADLLADQERLAMMIEVELPFAADLIDPPHAARLPDWPDPTVIVPLSAAAGLVAGGFLLAVRGVWRREGIRQGGTGRGGGP; encoded by the coding sequence ATGCCTGATACGCGGCTGAGCTTCATCGGGCCGCCGCCGGCTGCCGACCTCGACCTGCACGAGCTGGTCCGCACCCTGCGCGAGGGCTGGCGGCTGGTGCTGGCCTGCGGGCTCGCCGGGCTGCTGCTGGCGCTGGCCGGCATCTGGCTGGTGCCGCCGGAGTTCACCGCGACCATGGTGGTCGGCCCGACCGCGCGGGTGGGGGCGGCGGCGATGGGGGCGCGGACCCCCGTTCCGGCCGGGCGGGAGGCGGCGCAGAGCGTCGCGGAGCCGGGACCCGGCGAGGAACTGCTGTCCGACTTCGCCCGCTATCTGGAGCTGTTCGGCTCCACCGCCGTTGCGGAGCGGCTGATGGCCGATCCCGGCCTGCTCCGCGCCGTCTATCCCGGCCGCTGGGACGAGGAGGCGCAGCGCTGGCGTCCGGCGCCCGGGCTGGGCGGCATGGTGAAGCGCCTGCTGCTGGCGCTCGTCGGGCGGGAGGATTGGGAGGAACCCGACGCCGACCGCTTCGCCCGCTGGCTGCGCAGCCGCATCGCGGTGGACATGGTCCGCTCCGGGCCGATGCGGCGGATCACGCTGCGCCACCGTGACCGGGCATTCGCGCTCGACCTGCTCGGCCGGGTGGCGGTGGCGACGGATGCGCATCTGCGCGCCGAGGCGCAGCGGCGCAGCGCGGCGCAGATCGCCCATGTCCGGTCCCGGCTGGCGGCGGTGACGGTGACCGAGCATCGCCGGGCGCTCGCCGATCTGCTGGCCGACCAGGAACGGCTCGCCATGATGATCGAGGTGGAACTGCCCTTCGCCGCCGACCTGATCGATCCGCCCCACGCGGCGCGCCTGCCCGACTGGCCCGATCCCACGGTGATCGTTCCGCTGTCGGCGGCGGCCGGGCTGGTCGCCGGCGGCTTCCTGCTGGCCGTCCGCGGGGTCTGGCGTCGGGAAGGGATCCGGCAGGGAGGAACCGGGAGAGGGGGCGGGCCGTGA
- a CDS encoding helix-turn-helix domain-containing protein, whose translation MSAPKSKLGPAHTLSRRGEGPNPIDIHVGARLRLRRTLLGLSQEKLGEAVGITFQQLQKYERGSNRISASRLFNLSQVLGVPVSYFFDDMPAPGNVIQEEIAEEGGEPDEFESMARRETLELVRAYYRIDDAGVRKRTFDLVKALGGDKPGGGEE comes from the coding sequence ATGAGTGCGCCTAAGTCCAAGCTCGGTCCCGCCCACACCCTGTCGCGACGGGGCGAGGGTCCCAATCCGATCGACATCCATGTCGGAGCCCGGCTGCGATTGCGGCGGACCCTGCTGGGTCTCAGCCAGGAAAAGCTCGGTGAGGCCGTCGGCATCACCTTCCAGCAGTTGCAGAAGTACGAGCGCGGGTCGAACCGCATCAGCGCCAGCCGCCTCTTCAACCTCTCGCAGGTTCTCGGCGTGCCGGTCAGCTACTTCTTCGACGACATGCCGGCCCCCGGCAACGTGATCCAGGAAGAGATCGCCGAGGAAGGGGGCGAGCCGGACGAGTTCGAGTCCATGGCCCGGCGCGAGACGCTGGAGCTGGTCCGCGCCTATTACCGGATCGACGATGCCGGCGTGCGCAAACGGACCTTCGACCTCGTGAAGGCTCTCGGCGGCGACAAGCCGGGTGGCGGCGAGGAATAA